The following is a genomic window from Candidatus Zixiibacteriota bacterium.
CGCCCGGTTCCGCCAGGCTATCAGCGGTTCGCATCCCACTTTCGCGTATTACAGCCAGGATATCTGGGCGGAGAAGTTCGACTACCGGCATGCCGACCGGCGTGCGCTGGAGGAGGCGGTCGACCTGTTCGCCGCCCTTCGGGCGGCCACGACCCGGCTGCTGCGGCGCCTTTCCGGCGACCAGTGGGCGCTCACCGGCCACCATCCGGAGCGCGGCCCGCTCTCGGTCCGGCAGATTCTGGAGACGTACGCCAACCACGGCGAGAACCATGTGAAGCAGATTCTCGAACGGCGCCGGCTGCTCGGCAAGCCGCTGGACCTCGCCCCGCTGACCCCTGGCGCCTGAGCTGCCGGCCGGGGGCGTGCCTGTCACGATCTGTTCCCGGCGAGCGGGGCGGCCCGGCGCTGCGTGCGCCACGCCCCCCGCCCCCTCACATCCTCATGTTGTCAATCAGCCGCACGCCGTGCACCCGCACCGCCAGCGAGCAGACCACGCCTGGCCGCACCGCCGCCGCGGGCTGCACGCTCCACAGGTCGGTGAACGCGATGTAGTCGATCTCGGCTGAGGGACACGCACCGTGGATCACTTTCTCCATCTCGGCCCGGATCTTCTTCGGATCGACGGCTCCCGCTTTCGCCATCGCCCGCGCCGTCCGCAGCGCGTAGTAGAGGCAGCGCGCCTCCGCCCGGTGCTGCGGCTCCTTGAAGTAGGCGTTCCGCGAGGACATCGCCAGCCCGTCGGACTCCCGCACCGTCGGCGCGATGACCATCCGGATCGGATAGTCCAGGTCCCGGGCGACCTGCCGCAGCACGACCGCCTGCTGGTAGTCTTTCATGCCGAACACGGCCACGTCCGGCCGCACGATGTTGAACAGCTTCGCCACCACCGTCGCCACTCCGAGGAAATGCCCCGGCCGCACCGCACCTTCCAGCGCCTCGGTGACCCCGCCGACCGTCACATAGGTCTGGAACCCCGGCGGGTACATGTCGGCGGCGGAGGGGATAAACACGAGATCCCCGCCGGCCGACCGAATCTTTTTCACATCCCCCTTCTCATCGCGCGGGTACCGGGCGAAGTCCTCTCCCGGGGCGAACTGGGCGGGGTTGACGAAAATCGTGACCACCACGAGATCCGCAGCCTTTTTCGCCCGCCGCACCAGGGCCAGGTGCCCCTCGTGGAGATACCCCATGGTCGGGACCACGCCGATTGTCTTCCCCGCCGCCGCCGCCTCCCGCGCCGCCCGCTGCATTTGCCGGATGGAACGAATGATTCGCATGGGCGGTAGATAACGGTTTGCCGGTGCGAAATCAAGCGGGGCCGCCGCCTCCGACCGCTGCCCCGAGGCTGTCCGCATCGACCGGAGCGCCAATTGACCCACCCTCACCCCGAGGCAATTCTGTTACGGTGACCCGGTGGAAATCATCGCCGATGCCGGCGAAACCCGCTGGTTCATGCACACGCGCATGGGCGGCGAGGTCTCGGCGTTCGAAGTACCGGAGGTTGCCTTGGACTCCCTCATCTTTCGCGGTCCTTTTGTGCCCGGCTGCGGTGCCGGGGCGCCCCCCGCCACCGCCGGGGCCGGCGGCCGACCGCCATGCGGGCCGCCCGTGTCATTGACCCCTACGCCTTCTGCCTCGAACTCGTTGCTCCACCCTAAGCCCTTGTCCCCCAATATGGCTACGGTGGTCGTCGCCCCTTGCCCTCTTTTTGTATAATTCTTGCACCCCCCGGTTGCATTATCGGGGCGGTACATTATATTCCATGACTCGGTTTATCCCGCTACGGCATGACCCGATAAGACTGGATAGAACGGAACTGGAAATAAGGAGTTTGAACGGATGTTCGATGCACTTCGCCGCATGATTCTCCCGATTATCCTCATCGTCCTCCTTCTCTTCGCGGGAATGATCGTTCTCGAGTGGGGCATGGGGCTTTCGGGCCGGCAGAGGTTTGCCGACGCCAATGTCGCCGGCGTCGTCAACGGCGAGGAAATCTCGTGGGAGCGCTACAACACGATCCTCAACAACATGATGCAGAGCGAGCAGCAGGACTCCGACGAGGACCTCCCTGACGCCAAGGTCCGCGAGTTGCAGCTCGAAGCCTGGAAACAGGTCGTCCAGGATCAGATCATGCAGCAGAAAGTGCGCGACGAGGCGATCGTGGTCACCGATGAGGAGCTGTTCTCCTACCTCGCCTACTCCCCGCCGCCCGAGCTGCGGACGCTGCCGTACTTCCTGACCAACGGCCAGTTCGACTACCAGAAGTACCAGCAGGCGATGCTCGATCCCCAGGCCGCCCCCTTCTGGTCCCAGATCGAGGCCGCGGCGCGCAACGACATCGCCAAGATGAAAGTTCAGGAGCTGGTGCTCCAGGACGTCCAGGTGACCGAGAACGAAGTCCGCGAGTGGTTCCTCGGCTCGCAGGAGAAGGTCACGGTCGGCATGATCAACGTCGACTTCGCCCGGTTCTCCCGTCCGGCCCCGACGGGCACGGCGGAGGAGATTGAGGCGTATTTCAACGCCCACCGCGACAAGTACACGGTCGAAGAGCGCGCCGCCCTCAACGTCGTCCTCATCGAGAAGTCGCCCGCGCCGTCCGACTGGGAGGCCTCCTACGAGAGGGCCAGAGCCATCTACGACTCCATCAAAGCGGGCACCGACTTCGCCGAGATGGCCGGCCTCTACTCCGAGGATCCGGGCTCGAAAGAGAAGGGGGGCGACCTCGGCTGGTTCGCCCGCGGCCAGATGGTCGGCGAGTTCGAGAAAGTGGCGTTCCAGTTGAACAAGGACCAGGTCTCCGAACCGGTCAAGACCCAGTTCGGCTGGCACATCATCAAGCTCTTTGACCGCAAGACCGAGCGGGAGGTTCCGCGCGGCAAGACCGAGCCGGAGGATGTCGAGAAAGTCCTCGCCTCGCACATCCTCATCCAGGCCAAACCCTCGCAGGAGACGCTCGATCAGGCCTACCGCCGGCTCGAGGCGTTCCGCACGGACGCCAAGAAGATCGGCTTCTTCAAGGCCGCCGAGGACCACCAGTTCCCCGTGCGCAACACCGGCCTTTTCTTCCGCGGGCGCAACATTCAGTACCTCGGCAGCGATGCGCAGGCCGGCATGTTCGCCTTCGATGAAGCCGTCGACGCCATCAGCGATGTCTGGGAAAACAACAGCGCCATTTATGTCGTCCAGGTCGCCGAGAAGCGTCCGGCCGGGCTGGCCACGTTCGAGGAGGCCCGCGAGCGCGTCACTCTCGACGTGCAGCAGGAGAAAGTCATGGCGCTGTGCGTCGACACCGCGGCCGCCATCTGGAACCTGATCCAGCAGGGGAGCGACCCGAAGACCGCCGCCGAGCGCTTCGGCGAGCAGTACGAAACCCCCGACCCCTTCACCCGCTCCGGCTACGCGCCCGGCATCCGCCGCGATCCGCTGGCGATCGGGGCCGCATTCGGCCTGAGTCGGCCGGGCGAGTTCTCCGGACCGGTCAAGTATGACCAGGGGGTCGTGATCTTCCGGCTCCTCAGCAAAGAGGCTCCCGACATGTCGGTGTACACGGAGAAGCGCGACTCCGTCCGCACCGTTGTCCTCAACAACAAGCGGCAGGAGCTGTTTACGCGGTGGATGGAGGAGACGGTGAAGAGTTCGAAAGTGGAGAACTACGTCCAGCGCGCGCTGGTCGAGCAGCGGGGCATGCCCTACTGAGTTTCGACCCCGGCGCCGCCGATTAGCGAGGCTCGCCCGTTTGCGGCGAGCCTCTCTTTTTGCCGGTCCCGACCGCCAGCCGCACGAGCGCCGCCGCCGCCCAGGCCCCCTCGAGGACCACGAACGGCAGCAGACCGCTCGCCCAGGCATACCAGCAGGCGAGCGCCGCGCCCAGCGCATTCATCGCCAGATAGGCTATCCCGTGCTCCGACAGCCGCCCCAGCAGACTCAGCACGAAGGCGGCCAGGAGGAGGGCCACGCCGGCCGACCCCGGCACCAACGCCGTCATGCGCGATCCGTCATCCCGCGGCCCTCAGAGATTCTCGTAGTTCGGCCCCTCGCCTCCCTGCGGCGTCATCCAGCGGATAATCTGGTAGGGATCGGCGATATCGCAGGTCTTGCAGTGGACGCAGTTTGAGGGCGTGAGCTGGAGCCGCACTTTTCCCGGCCGCTGGTCGTCGTCCACCATCTCGTACACCTGCGCGGGACAGAAGTGCTGGCAGGGGTTGCCGTACTCCTCGGGGCACCGGTTGTTGCAGATGTCGTAGTCGGCGATCACCAGGTGCGGCGGCTGCTCCTCCTCGTGCATCGTCCCCGACTTGTACACGTCGGTGAGTTTGTCGAAGGTGTAGGCGTTGTCGCACTTCACGCGCGCTTTCTCCGGCCGCCGCCCGAACCGGCGTTCGAATCCGGCGAGGGTGAGCATGTACTCGTGGTCTGGTTTTTTAACGCGGCGGTCGAACAGCCCGCGCCCCCCGGTCACCGTCTGCACCGCGGCGTGGAACATTCCGGCGTAGAGCCCGCCCTCGAAGCCCGCGTGGAAATTGCGCGTCTTGCGGAGTTCCGCCCCGGCCCAGCTCCGCTCGAACCGCTCCGCGTATGCCTTGAGCCGCGCCGTCGAATAGTCCCCGCTCTTCGCGCATTCGAAGAGCGTCTCGGCCGC
Proteins encoded in this region:
- a CDS encoding DinB family protein; this translates as MTTTPGRKDNRPASAAVETLIGVYAAAPARLSGALAGLSDHELAARPIDDKWSIQEIVFHLADSELMAAARFRQAISGSHPTFAYYSQDIWAEKFDYRHADRRALEEAVDLFAALRAATTRLLRRLSGDQWALTGHHPERGPLSVRQILETYANHGENHVKQILERRRLLGKPLDLAPLTPGA
- a CDS encoding pantoate--beta-alanine ligase; translated protein: MRIIRSIRQMQRAAREAAAAGKTIGVVPTMGYLHEGHLALVRRAKKAADLVVVTIFVNPAQFAPGEDFARYPRDEKGDVKKIRSAGGDLVFIPSAADMYPPGFQTYVTVGGVTEALEGAVRPGHFLGVATVVAKLFNIVRPDVAVFGMKDYQQAVVLRQVARDLDYPIRMVIAPTVRESDGLAMSSRNAYFKEPQHRAEARCLYYALRTARAMAKAGAVDPKKIRAEMEKVIHGACPSAEIDYIAFTDLWSVQPAAAVRPGVVCSLAVRVHGVRLIDNMRM
- a CDS encoding peptidylprolyl isomerase encodes the protein MFDALRRMILPIILIVLLLFAGMIVLEWGMGLSGRQRFADANVAGVVNGEEISWERYNTILNNMMQSEQQDSDEDLPDAKVRELQLEAWKQVVQDQIMQQKVRDEAIVVTDEELFSYLAYSPPPELRTLPYFLTNGQFDYQKYQQAMLDPQAAPFWSQIEAAARNDIAKMKVQELVLQDVQVTENEVREWFLGSQEKVTVGMINVDFARFSRPAPTGTAEEIEAYFNAHRDKYTVEERAALNVVLIEKSPAPSDWEASYERARAIYDSIKAGTDFAEMAGLYSEDPGSKEKGGDLGWFARGQMVGEFEKVAFQLNKDQVSEPVKTQFGWHIIKLFDRKTEREVPRGKTEPEDVEKVLASHILIQAKPSQETLDQAYRRLEAFRTDAKKIGFFKAAEDHQFPVRNTGLFFRGRNIQYLGSDAQAGMFAFDEAVDAISDVWENNSAIYVVQVAEKRPAGLATFEEARERVTLDVQQEKVMALCVDTAAAIWNLIQQGSDPKTAAERFGEQYETPDPFTRSGYAPGIRRDPLAIGAAFGLSRPGEFSGPVKYDQGVVIFRLLSKEAPDMSVYTEKRDSVRTVVLNNKRQELFTRWMEETVKSSKVENYVQRALVEQRGMPY